Proteins encoded together in one Leptolyngbya sp. CCY15150 window:
- a CDS encoding DUF2949 domain-containing protein, protein MNPLQSKLIRFLQADLDLSDAAIATALRQLNGQLPHLLPMVLWQYGLVTLEQLDSIFDWLETA, encoded by the coding sequence ATGAATCCCCTTCAATCCAAACTTATTCGCTTCCTCCAAGCTGACCTTGACCTTTCCGATGCAGCGATCGCCACTGCACTGCGACAATTGAATGGGCAACTTCCTCACCTATTGCCTATGGTGCTTTGGCAGTATGGTTTGGTGACCCTAGAACAGCTTGACAGTATTTTTGACTGGCTGGAAACGGCTTAG